One region of Camelina sativa cultivar DH55 chromosome 6, Cs, whole genome shotgun sequence genomic DNA includes:
- the LOC104793750 gene encoding blue-light photoreceptor PHR2-like → MDWKKNVEEKGANPEEVEEDNPIAITIPSSLPIASLSLVTFFPTSTQFLRLFSHHPNKVKIPTQASSLTHLSLSSSSSLLPSTRFSFKSTISANPLHSPLSIVPRRPVDPSSAAALRRSSLVWFRNDLRVHDNEALNSANDECVSVLPVYCFDPRDYGKSSSGFDKTGPFRAQFLIESVSELRKSLQARGSNLVVRVGKPEAVLVELAKEIGADAVYAHREVSHDEVKAEGKIETAMKEEGVEVKYFWGSTLYHLDDLPFKIEDLPSNYGAFKDKVQKLEIRKTIAALDQFKSLPSRGDVELGDIPSLLDLGISPTARTSQEGKPTMVGGETEALTRLKSFAAECQARLSKGNQKGGNNSVFGANFSCKISPWLAMGSISPRSMFDELKKTISASTTPRNGSGDTGLNWLMYELLWRDFFRFITKKYSSLKTQVEAGPATACTGAFA, encoded by the exons ATGGATTGGAAGAAGAATGTTGAAGAAAAGGGAGCAAACccagaagaagtagaagaagataaCCCAATCGCCATTACTATCCCTTCTTCTCTACCAATCGCATCTCTTTCTCTGGTCACCTTCTTCCCAACCTCAACTCAGTTCCTCAGATTGTTTTCTCATCATCCAAACAAGGTTAAGATCCCTACTCAGGCCTCTTCCCTcacccatctctctctttcttcttcttcttctcttctaccTTCCACAAGATTCTCTTTCAAATCCACCATCTCCGCTAACCCTCTCCACTCCCCTCTCTCCATCGTCCCTCGCCGCCCCGTCGATCCTTCCTCCGCCGCCGCTCTCCGCCGTTCTTCTCTCGTCTGGTTCCGCAACGACCTCCGCGTCCACGACAACGAGGCTCTCAACTCCGCTAATGACGAGTGCGTCTCCGTTTTGCCCGTCTACTGCTTCGACCCTAGAGACTACGGCAAGTCATCTTCTGGATTCGACAAGACGGGGCCTTTCCGAGCCCAGTTTCTGATTGAGTCGGTCTCAGAGCTCCGTAAGAGTCTCCAAGCGAGAGGCTCGAATCTCGTTGTCCGCGTCGGGAAGCCTGAAGCTGTTTTGGTCGAATTGGCCAAGGAGATTGGAGCCGACGCCGTTTATGCCCACAGGGAAGTCTCTCACGACGAGGTTAAAGCGGAAGGCAAGATTGAGACGGCCATGAAGGAGGAAGGCGTTGAAGTCAAATACTTCTGGGGAAGCACTCTCTATCATTTGGATGATTTGCCTTTCAAAATTGAAGATTTGCCATCTAATTACGGAGCTTTCAAGGATAAAGTCCAAAAATTGGAGATTAGGAAGACCATCGCTGCTCTTGATCAATTCAAAAGCTTGCCCTCTCGAGGAGACGTTGAGCTTGGTGACATTCCTTCTCTTTTGGATCTCGGCATTAGCCCCACTGCTCGAACGAGCCAG GAAGGGAAGCCAACGATGGTTGGAGGAGAGACAGAGGCGTTGACTAGGCTAAAGAGCTTTGCGGCAGAGTGTCAGGCTCGGTTGAGCAAGGGAAACCAGAAAGGAGGTAACAACAGTGTCTTTGGTGCAAACTTCTCTTGCAAGATTTCACCTTGGTTAGCCATGGGAAGCATCTCTCCTCGCTCCATGTTCGATGAGCTTAAGAAAACAATCTCTGCATCCACAACTCCGAG GAACGGATCGGGAGATACCGGACTCAACTGGTTAATGTATGAGTTGTTATGGAGGGATTTCTTTAG GTTTATAACCAAGAAATACAGCTCATTGAAGACGCAGGTCGAGGCTGGTCCGGCTACAGCCTGTACCGGCGCCTTTGCTTAA
- the LOC104793751 gene encoding magnesium/proton exchanger isoform X2, with the protein MASILNQTQELQESSKVIGHVRCENYFIFPGENTLSDGLRGVLYFLALAYCFIGLSAITARFFKSMENVVKHSRKVVAIDPITNAQVITYKKVWNFTIADISLLAFGTSFPQISLATIDAIRNIGERYAGGLGPGTLVGSAAFDLFPIPAVCVVVPKAGELKKISDLGVWLVELVWSFWAYIWLYIILEVWSPNVITLLEALLTVLQYGLLLVHAYAQDKRWPYLSLPMSRGDRPEEWVPEEIDQSKDDNDVHDVYSDAAQEAVESGNRNIVDIFSIHSANNDTVADTPPNSATKKGKAKNSTVFKLWKHQFVDAITLETSESKKVDSIYLRIAKSFWQLLLAPWKLLFAFVPPCNIAHGWVAFICSLLFISGVAFVVTRLTDLISCVTGINPYVIAFTALAGGTSWPDLVASKIAAERQLTADSAIANITCSNSVNIYVGIGVPWLINTVYNYFAYKEPLYIENAKGLSFSLLIFFATSVGCIAVLVLRRLIIGAELGGPRLWAWLTSAYFMMLWVVFVVLSSLKVSGII; encoded by the exons ATGGCCTCCATTCTTAATCAAACCCAGGAGTTGCAAGAATCTTCCAAGGTTATTGGGCATGTAAGATGTGAAAACTATTTTATATTCCCCGGAGAAAATACTTTGTCAGATGGTTTGAGGGGCGTTTTGTATTTCCTTGCTCTTGCCTACTGCTTCATCGGTTTGTCTGCCATTACTGCACGCTTTTTCAAGTCTATGGAGAATGTTGTGAAACATTCGCGTAAAGTGGTTGCAATTGATCCCATTACTAATGCTCAAGTCATCACCTACAAGAAAGTTTGGAACTTTACCATTGCAGACATCAGTTTGTTGGCTTTTGGAACTAGCTTTCCTCAGATCTCTTTGGCTACCATCGATGCAATACGCAATATCGGGGAGCGTTATGCTGGAG GTCTTGGTCCTGGGACACTTGTCGGCTCAGCTGCATTTGATCTTTTCCCTATCCCCGCTGTTTGTGTCGTGGTGCCAAAAGCTGGAGAACTGAAAAAGATATCTGACTTAGGCGTTTGGCTAGTCGAGCTGGTCTGGTCTTTTTGGGCATACATCTGGCTGTACATAATCCTCGAG GTGTGGTCACCAAATGTCATTACACTTTTGGAGGCATTATTGACAGTATTGCAATACGGGTTACTTCTAGTTCACGCGTACGCCCAAGACAAGCGATGGCCTTACTTGTCGTTACCAAT gTCAAGAGGCGATAGGCCAGAGGAGTGGGTTCCAGAGGAGATTGATCAATCCAAAGATGACAATGATGTTCATGATGTGTATTCGGATGCCGCTCAAGAAGCTGTTGAATCGGGAAACAGAAACATTGTTGATATCTTCTCAATTCATTCAGCTAACAATGATACAG TGGCAGATACTCCACCCAATTCCGCTACTAAGAAGGGTAAGGCGAAGAATTCTACTGTTTTCAAATTGTGGAAACATCAATTTGTGGATGCAATCACG TTGGAGACATCAGAATCAAAGAAAGTGGATAGCATTTATCTTCGAATCGCGAAATCCTTTTGGCAATTACTCCTTGCCCCTTGGAAACTTCTTTTTGCATTTGTGCCTCCTTGCAACATTGCTCATGGTTGGGTTGCTTTCATCTGCTCTCTCCTTTTCATCAGTGGGGTAGCTTTTGTCGTCACAAGACTTACCGACCTTATAAGCTGTGTCACTG GAATAAACCCATATGTGATAGCATTCACAGCACTCGCAGGTGGAACTTCATGGCCAGACTTGGTAGCAAGTAAAATCGCTGCAGAGCGACAACTAACCGCAGATTCAGCCATTGCAAACATCACCTGCAG TAACTCGGTGAACATTTATGTGGGGATTGGAGTTCCGTGGCTGATAAACACAGTCTACAACTACTTTGCATACAAGGAGCCTTTATACATAGAAAACGCAAAAGGACTAAGCTTTTCGCTTCTGATATTCTTTGCGACATCAGTGGGATGTATTGCGGTGCTTGTGTTGAGAAGGTTGATCATAGGAGCTGAGCTTGGAGGTCCAAGGCTATGGGCTTGGCTTACTTCTGCTTATTTCATGATGCTTTGGGTCGTCTTcgttgttctttcttctttgaaaGTTTCAGGCATCATATAG
- the LOC104793751 gene encoding magnesium/proton exchanger isoform X1, with amino-acid sequence MASILNQTQELQESSKVIGHVRCENYFIFPGENTLSDGLRGVLYFLALAYCFIGLSAITARFFKSMENVVKHSRKVVAIDPITNAQVITYKKVWNFTIADISLLAFGTSFPQISLATIDAIRNIGERYAGGLGPGTLVGSAAFDLFPIPAVCVVVPKAGELKKISDLGVWLVELVWSFWAYIWLYIILEVWSPNVITLLEALLTVLQYGLLLVHAYAQDKRWPYLSLPMSRGDRPEEWVPEEIDQSKDDNDVHDVYSDAAQEAVESGNRNIVDIFSIHSANNDTGITYHTVADTPPNSATKKGKAKNSTVFKLWKHQFVDAITLETSESKKVDSIYLRIAKSFWQLLLAPWKLLFAFVPPCNIAHGWVAFICSLLFISGVAFVVTRLTDLISCVTGINPYVIAFTALAGGTSWPDLVASKIAAERQLTADSAIANITCSNSVNIYVGIGVPWLINTVYNYFAYKEPLYIENAKGLSFSLLIFFATSVGCIAVLVLRRLIIGAELGGPRLWAWLTSAYFMMLWVVFVVLSSLKVSGII; translated from the exons ATGGCCTCCATTCTTAATCAAACCCAGGAGTTGCAAGAATCTTCCAAGGTTATTGGGCATGTAAGATGTGAAAACTATTTTATATTCCCCGGAGAAAATACTTTGTCAGATGGTTTGAGGGGCGTTTTGTATTTCCTTGCTCTTGCCTACTGCTTCATCGGTTTGTCTGCCATTACTGCACGCTTTTTCAAGTCTATGGAGAATGTTGTGAAACATTCGCGTAAAGTGGTTGCAATTGATCCCATTACTAATGCTCAAGTCATCACCTACAAGAAAGTTTGGAACTTTACCATTGCAGACATCAGTTTGTTGGCTTTTGGAACTAGCTTTCCTCAGATCTCTTTGGCTACCATCGATGCAATACGCAATATCGGGGAGCGTTATGCTGGAG GTCTTGGTCCTGGGACACTTGTCGGCTCAGCTGCATTTGATCTTTTCCCTATCCCCGCTGTTTGTGTCGTGGTGCCAAAAGCTGGAGAACTGAAAAAGATATCTGACTTAGGCGTTTGGCTAGTCGAGCTGGTCTGGTCTTTTTGGGCATACATCTGGCTGTACATAATCCTCGAG GTGTGGTCACCAAATGTCATTACACTTTTGGAGGCATTATTGACAGTATTGCAATACGGGTTACTTCTAGTTCACGCGTACGCCCAAGACAAGCGATGGCCTTACTTGTCGTTACCAAT gTCAAGAGGCGATAGGCCAGAGGAGTGGGTTCCAGAGGAGATTGATCAATCCAAAGATGACAATGATGTTCATGATGTGTATTCGGATGCCGCTCAAGAAGCTGTTGAATCGGGAAACAGAAACATTGTTGATATCTTCTCAATTCATTCAGCTAACAATGATACAG GGATCACCTATCATACAGTGGCAGATACTCCACCCAATTCCGCTACTAAGAAGGGTAAGGCGAAGAATTCTACTGTTTTCAAATTGTGGAAACATCAATTTGTGGATGCAATCACG TTGGAGACATCAGAATCAAAGAAAGTGGATAGCATTTATCTTCGAATCGCGAAATCCTTTTGGCAATTACTCCTTGCCCCTTGGAAACTTCTTTTTGCATTTGTGCCTCCTTGCAACATTGCTCATGGTTGGGTTGCTTTCATCTGCTCTCTCCTTTTCATCAGTGGGGTAGCTTTTGTCGTCACAAGACTTACCGACCTTATAAGCTGTGTCACTG GAATAAACCCATATGTGATAGCATTCACAGCACTCGCAGGTGGAACTTCATGGCCAGACTTGGTAGCAAGTAAAATCGCTGCAGAGCGACAACTAACCGCAGATTCAGCCATTGCAAACATCACCTGCAG TAACTCGGTGAACATTTATGTGGGGATTGGAGTTCCGTGGCTGATAAACACAGTCTACAACTACTTTGCATACAAGGAGCCTTTATACATAGAAAACGCAAAAGGACTAAGCTTTTCGCTTCTGATATTCTTTGCGACATCAGTGGGATGTATTGCGGTGCTTGTGTTGAGAAGGTTGATCATAGGAGCTGAGCTTGGAGGTCCAAGGCTATGGGCTTGGCTTACTTCTGCTTATTTCATGATGCTTTGGGTCGTCTTcgttgttctttcttctttgaaaGTTTCAGGCATCATATAG
- the LOC104793754 gene encoding SWI/SNF complex subunit SWI3A has product MEAIDSSAELELYTIPAQSSWFLWDDIHEIERREFEEFFSESSITRTPKVYKEYRDFIINKFREDTSRRLTFTSIRKFLVGDVNLLQKVFLFLDKWGLINFSPSLNDNDTLSSVDNAKVEQGTPAGIRVTATPNSLRPITAPPLVEQRTVSGVKLPPLTSYSDVFSDSKKPDDVLLCGHCAERCDSAFYQHNKSIVNICEKCFKNGSYGGENNAADDFKLVGDSAAALWTEEETLLLLESVLKHGDDWELIAQSVSTKSRLDCISKLIELPFGEFLMGSTSGRLSSAVPTEDEDTEQVKTDVQEHEETETREENEDEDGPPAKRKRVALISDSDSSLMKQVATMASKVGPSVATAAAKAAIAALCDEASCPKEIFDTGDYTDSTVDRADGDKDTEMEEQREEKDGPQGLPVALRIRASVATALGAAAAQAKILADQEEREMEDLAATVIDQQLKKVQSKLKFLDQLELIMDAEEEVIEGGKETILQERISVLQCAFRSGVTKRWDHTYVK; this is encoded by the exons ATGGAAGCCATTGATTCAAGCGCAGAGCTCGAGCTCTACACCATCCCTGCTCAATCCA GTTGGTTCTTATGGGATGATATACACGAAATTGAAAGACGCGAATTTGAGGAGTTCTTCAGTGAGAGCTCAATCACAAGAACCCCCAAAGTTTACAAGGAGTACAGAGATTTCATCATCAATAAGTTTAGAGAGGACACTTCCAGGAGGCTCACCTTCACCAGCATCCGCAAGTTTCTCGTCGGCGATGTCAATTTGCTTCAAAAAGTGTTTCTCTTCCTCGACAAGTGGGGGTTGATCAATTTCTCCCCTTCCCTTAACGATAACGATACTTTGTCGTCGGTGGATAATGCTAAGGTCGAACAAGGGACTCCTGCTGGTATTCGAGTTACTGCAACCCCTAATTCTTTGAGGCCTATTACCGCACCTCCCCTTGTTGAGCAAAGAACTGTGAGTGGCGTCAAACTACCTCCGCTTACCTCTTATTCAGATGTTTTCAGCGATTCGAAGAAGCCCGATGATGTGTTGCTTTGTGGGCATTGTGCTGAACGTTGTGATTCTGCTTTCTATCAACATAATAAG AGTATTGTCAACATATGCGAAAAGTGTTTCAAGAATGGCAGCTATGGGGGGGAGAACAACGCTGCAGATGACTTTAAGTTGGTTGGGGATTCAGCTGCAGCTCTGTGGACCGAGGAAGAAACCCTCCTCTTGCTAGAATCTGTCCTGAAACATGGAGATGACTGGGAACTCATTGCACAAAGTGTTTCTACAAAGAGCAGACTAGATTGCATTTCAAAACTCATTGAGCTCCCCTTTGGAGAGTTTCTGATGGGTTCTACTTCTGGAAGACTCAGTTCAGCTGTCCCCACCGAGGATGAAGACACAGAACAGGTGAAAACTGATGTTCAAGAACATGAGGAAACAGAGACGAGGGAggaaaatgaagatgaagatgggcCTCCAGCAAAAAGGAAACGTGTTGCACTGATATCAGACAGTGATAGTTCACTTATGAAACAG GTCGCTACCATGGCAAGTAAAGTTGGTCCATCTGTCGCAACTGCTGCTGCAAAAGCTGCAATTGCAGCTCTCTGTGATGAAGCCTCATGTCCAAAAGAGATTTTCGACACCGGTGATTACACGGATTCCACTGTTGACAG AGCTGATGGAGACAAAGATACGGAGATGGAGgaacagagagaagagaaag ACGGGCCTCAGGGTCTACCTGTAGCTCTAAGGATAAGAGCGTCTGTGGCAACAGCTTTAGGAGCTGCAGCTGCTCAGGCGAAAATACTGGCTgatcaagaagaaagagaaatggaAGATTTAGCTGCGACTGTAATAGACCAACAG CTGAAGAAAGTGCAGAGCAAGTTGAAGTTTCTGGACCAGTTGGAATTGATAATGGATGCGGAAGAGGAAGTGATAGAGGGTGGAAAAGAAACAATCCTCCAAGAGAGGATTAGCGTTTTGCAATGCGCGTTTCGTAGTGGTGTCACCAAACGTTGGGATCATACGTACGTGAAATGa